In a single window of the Nicotiana tomentosiformis chromosome 10, ASM39032v3, whole genome shotgun sequence genome:
- the LOC104120406 gene encoding receptor protein kinase-like protein ZAR1 codes for MLALYLYIFLVLSNSCVLVSSLNNEGIALWSFKKGIGQDPEGSLKNWNYSDETPCSWNGITCKDFKVVSVSIPKKKLTGFVSYTLGSLSELRHVNLRSNLFSGSLPVELFEVQGLQSLVLYGNSFSGVIPFEVGRLNYLQTLDLSQNFLNGSVPLSLLQCKRLKVLDLSRNNFTGFLPEGFGGNLSALEKLDLGFNKFNGPIPSDLGNLSNLQGTVDLSHNMFSGSIPASLGNLPEKVYIDLTYNNLSGPIPQNGALINRGPTAFIGNLGLCGPPLKNPCSAQSEASSPELEPFLPNNSPLDGAGNDGNTKGLSRGAVIAIIVGDVVGICVIGLLFSYCYSRICACGRKKDESGFGFQKGGKGRKECLCFRKDESETLSENIEQYDLVALDNQVAFDLDELLKASAFVLGKSGIGIVYKVVLEDGLNLAVRRLGEGGSQRFKEFQTEVEAIGKLRHQNIVTLRAYYWSVDEKLLIYDFIPNGNLATAIHGKPGMVSFTPLSWSIRLKIMKGTAKGLVYLHEYSPKKYVHGDLKPSNILLGHDMEPKISDFGLGRLANIAGASPTLHSNHMASEKPQQSKQGSAPSEAATTVTSTTTSGSCYQAPEALKVVKPSQKWDVYSYGVILLEMITGRTPVIQVGSSEMDLVNWIHWCIEEKKPLSDVLDPYLAQDADKEEEMIAVLKIAMASVHSSPERRPSMRHVSDALERLPASSD; via the exons ATGCTAGCTTTATATTTGTACATTTTCTTGGTTCTTTCCAATTCTTGTGTTTTAGTGAGTTCTTTGAATAATGAAGGAATAGCACTTTGGTCATTCAAGAAAGGTATAGGACAAGATCCTGAAGGTTCATTAAAGAATTGGAACTATTCTGATGAAACTCCTTGTTCATGGAATGGTATTACGTGCAAAGATTTTAAAGTTGTATCTGTTAGTATTCCTAAAAAGAAACTCACTGGTTTTGTTTCTTATACTCTTGGATCTTTATCTGAGCTTAGACATGTTAATTTAAGGAGTAATTTGTTTTCTGGTAGTTTGCCTGTTGAGCTTTTTGAGGTTCAAGGTTTGCAAAGTTTGGTTCTTTATGGGAATTCGTTCTCTGGGGTTATACCTTTTGAAGTTGGGAGGCTAAATTATCTTCAAACTTTGGATTTGTCACAGAATTTCTTGAATGGGTCTGTTCCTTTGAGTTTGCTTCAGTGTAAAAGGTTGAAGGTTCTTGATCTTAGTCGAAATAATTTTACTGGTTTTTTACCTGAGGGGTTTGGGGGTAACTTGTCTGCACTGGAAAAACTTGATCTTGGTTTTAATAAATTTAATGGTCCAATTCCAAGTGACTTAGGAAATTTGTCTAATTTGCAAGGGACTGTTGATTTGTCTCATAATATGTTTAGTGGTTCGATTCCGGCGAGTCTTGGTAATCTACCTGAGAAGGTGTATATTGATTTGACTTATAACAATTTGAGCGGTCCAATTCCACAAAATGGTGCTTTAATTAACAGAGGACCTACTGCTTTTATTGGTAATCTTGGGCTTTGTGGACCTCCATTGAAGAACCCGTGTTCGGCACAAAGTGAGGCAAGTTCACCGGAATTGGAACCTTTCTTGCCTAATAATTCTCCCTTAGATGGTGCTGGAAATGATGGGAATACCAAAGGTTTGAGTAGAGGTGCTGTAATTGCGATAATTGTTGGGGATGTGGTTGGAATTTGTGTTATTGGTTTGCTATTCTCGTATTGTTATTCGAGAATCTGTGCCTGTGGAAGGAAAAAAGATGAATCTGGCTTTGGTTTCCAGAAGGGAGGGAAAGGAAGAAAAGAGTGTTTATGTTTTAGGAAGGATGAGTCAGAGACGTTATCGGAGAATATTGAGCAATATGATTTAGTGGCACTAGATAATCAAGTGGCGTTTGATCTTGACGAACTTCTCAAGGCATCTGCCTTTGTCCTTGGTAAAAGTGGTATTGGCATTGTGTACAAAGTTGTGCTTGAAGACGGGCTTAACTTGGCTGTGAGGAGACTGGGTGAGGGCGGTTCCCAAAGATTTAAGGAATTCCAAACAGAGGTGGAAGCAATTGGAAAACTGAGACATCAAAATATTGTGACGCTTCGTGCCTATTATTGGTCTGTGGATGAGAAGCTACTGATATATGACTTCATTCCAAATGGAAACCTTGCCACTGCAATTCATG GAAAACCTGGAATGGTGTCATTTACACCTCTTTCGTGGTCGATTCGCCTGAAAATAATGAAGGGAACTGCTAAAGGGTTGGTTTATTTACATGAGTATAGTCCCAAGAAATATGTTCATGGTGATCTGAAACCATCTAATATATTGCTTGGGCACGACATGGAACCCAAAATCTCTGACTTTGGACTTGGACGTCTTGCTAATATAGCGGGAGCATCCCCTACGTTGCACTCCAATCACATGGCCTCCGAGAAACCACAACAAAGTAAGCAAGGCAGTGCACCATCAGAGGCCGCCACAACAGTTACTTCAACTACAACTTCTGGTTCTTGTTACCAGGCTCCCGAGGCATTGAAAGTGGTGAAACCATCGCAGAAATGGGATGTTTACTCATATGGAGTGATTTTGTTGGAAATGATTACGGGAAGAACCCCGGTTATCCAAGTAGGTTCCTCAGAAATGGATCTTGTCAACTGGATTCACTGGtgcattgaagaaaagaagccactTTCAGATGTATTGGACCCGTATTTAGCTCAAGATGCTGATAAAGAAGAGGAAATGATCGCAGTTTTGAAAATTGCAATGGCGTCTGTTCACAGCAGCCCGGAAAGGAGACCTTCAATGAGGCACGTATCTGATGCACTAGAAAGACTGCCTGCGTCCTCTGACTGA